Part of the Candidatus Poribacteria bacterium genome, AACGGATCTCATCCGCTGTTAGTGCGACATCCCAGACAGCGACCCGATCAATTTGCCCTATAAATGAAGCATGCGTTACCCACTCTTCTTCATGAGAACCGCCGATTCGGACGGGCAGGTTGCTCTCATAAATGTTCTGATTCCCTCTAAAGTCTCGGGTCCCGACTTCAGCCCCATCAATAAACAGTTTAATGAAATTCCTTGGGGCATCAATGACCCCAGCGACGTGGTACCACTTGTTGAGTGTAACCGATCCTGGCGGTGAATATACACCTCTCTCCGCCTCACCACTTGGCGATGCAGCGAATTGGACTGTACCATCATTCCGTAGCCAGAGTGTGTAGCTTCGGTTGCTGATTTCGGGTGTCCGCTCATCCCCCTTATAAAGAATGGGGGTATACCTGTTAGGGTATTCGATCGGTTTGATCCATGCGGTCAGGGTTACCTGCTGGCTAATATTGTTCAGCGCAGCACTATCGGTAATCTCCACGAAACTTCCGTTTCCAGCCAAATCCAGTGCCGTATCTTCAACAATTTTCTCCGTCTGACGGTGCTTTTGATAGAGATCACCAATCTTTTTGTGCCATTGTGCATCATCAGGTTGAAGTTCACTGATTTTTTGGTATTGGGCGATTGCCTCGTCAACCTTATCGCCTAATTCGTAACTTTCAGCAAGTGCGAAATGTGCGTCAAGGTCATCAGGGTTTTCCTTGATCTTCTGTAACTGCTCGGGAATCTGCTTTTCATAGAGTTTCCCTTCAGTGTAAGCCTGACGTATTGCCGCCTCTGCTCTTTCCCGCCCTTGGTCAAATCTGGCAATGTTCGCCATCTGTTTATAAGCGTCAACGGCTTCTTCATACCGTTTCGCGCCGAGGTAACTCTGCCCGAGGATTTCGTATACATACTCGTTCAGCGAAGAGAGCCCCCCGCCCATCCGTGAGCTTGCAGCCACAGCGTCCTCAGCAAACTTGACTGCCGAGTCGTACAACTCACCCTCAGCACAGATAGAGGCAAGTGTCATGAGTAAAAAGATATCGAATGGCGCGCGCGGATTGGTTGAAACCGCGGTCTCACCTTGACTGATCAACTTTTCTGCGAGTTCTGGTTGGTTGCTTTTTTGCAGCGCGGCAGCGGCATAGAAAAAACTATTGAGGTTACTGGGTTGTGCTTTGCAAAGTGCCTGATATGCTTCTGCCGCCTTTTCATAATCGCGTGCATTCCGGTAAATTTCAGCAACCATTTCAAGAACCGCTGGATTCTGTGCGTCCTTTTCGAGTTTGTCGTTAAAGATGGTTTCCAATTGACCAAGTTTCCCTTGATTTTTATAGGCATTAATCAAGGTTTCGCGCGCCTCATCTCCAGCAGTCATAATTTTGAAACCGGACGAACTGGAACTAATAGAGAAACTACCCATTGGACCGGACTGAGACTGATTCTCATAGAGTTCTACCGCCAAATCGTTATCGCCAACTTGGACGTATAGTTTCAGTAACTCGTTGGTGATGTTCCCGCGTTCATAACTTTGCGTGGTCATATCCAAGGCTTTCTTATAAGCCTCAATTGCTTTCTGAAATTCACCGGCGTTCCGGTAGTCTTGTGCGCGGTTTCGCTGCATCTCAAGCGTTATCGTGCCAGCCTCTTCCGCCTGCTTTAGCATCTCTTCTAATTTGCCCTGACGCTTGTAGACGGTCATGAGCTGCCGTTCTATACTCCGACGTTCCCACTCTTGTCCTGTGTATTGGATGGCATCCTTGAATGCCTTCTCTGCGGCATCCAGATCATCCTTCCGAAGGTAGAGTTGTGCCAATTGACGATAGACGCGCCCGTCACCGGGATTACGTTCAACGGCTTTTTTATATGCCTCAATGGCATCGTCAACGCGGTCTTCGGCAGCATAAAGTTTCGCGAGCCGCGCATAGTGAACACCGTTCTCTGTATCCGCCTCAATGTATTGCTGTGCGAGTTCAAGTGCTTCGGGGGTTTTGTCAGCAGCTTGGTAAGAATCAACGAGTCCGTCCTGATACTTCGTGTTTTCGGGATCTTCGTCAAGTAAGGCGTTCCAAGTATCTACCGCCCTATCGTGCTTATTTTGACGTGAATAGAGATTTGCGAGTTGTGCGCGTGATTCGAGATCATCCGGCATCACCTCTGCGAGTTTCTCGTAAATTTCTACCGCCTTTTTGACCTCGTTCTGTTGGACGTACTGTTGTGCTAACGTTCTTTGCATCCCGACATCAAACTTTTCCGTTTTCTCAGGCGTACGGGTTGTCTTCGCCAACCCATCACGTCGCTGCTTGATTTGCATCAACTGTCGTTGCGCCTGTTCACGGGTCCACTGTTGTGTTGAGAAGTCATTAATGATCTCGGTAAAGAGTGCCTCAGCATCGTCCCACATTTCGTGTTGCAGGTACGTGTTCGCGATTTGCTCTTTCTCATAGGAGCCATGCCTCTGAAGTAGGCGGAGGGTCCCCATCTTACGGAATGTATCTTGCGCTTTCTCTTTCTCACCCTTCTTGGCATAAGCCGTGCCAAGTTTTTGATAGGTTTCCGTAAGATGCCGTGTATCTTGATGATTGATTTTTGCGATTGTAGACTCCAGCAAACGCAGTTCCCGATCTCTGTCATTCGCGCTTCGGTAAGCGTCGGCGAGATTGTTTAACCAGTGTGTATCCACAAGTGTTGAATCATCAAGGAGTTTGTCAACGAGCGCGTCTGCTCCTTCAAGGTCGTCCGCTGTAATCTTCATAGAAGCGACGAGATAAGTTAGCAACGCGTCGTCGGGTTTCTCATCGAGTTTTGCTTCATATTCGGTTAGCAATTCCGCTATCTGCTCTGATGCTTTGTAGAACTCAGTCAGTTTTGATACGATCTCTACCTGTGCGTGTGGATCTCGCGAGAGTGTCGTATCTTTTGCGTTGAGTTTTTCGCGTAGGAGCTGGATCGCCTTTTCACGATCACCTGCGGCGACATAAGCGGCAGCCAATGCGGTATAGGAAGAAGCGTTGTTTGGCTGCAGGGCAATAATTTTTTCGTAGAGTTCAATAGCGGCTTTAGGATTATTGTTTTCAAGGGACTGACGTGCCACGCCTTCTGCGAAAAAGTTGCTATAGTTCAGTCCGACAGATGGAACGATCATATCTTTCGCGAGCGAAACGAGTTCATCAACTTTGCCTGCGGAAAAGAAAGTCTGCATGACCTGATAATAGTTGTAGCTGAGTGCGTTCGGATTCTCTTTGAGGAGTATCAGGTATTGCGTTACAGCCTCCTTCGCCTTGCCGCGGCGCTCTAACATCTGCGCGTATCGCTGTCGTGTCATAGTGTCTTGAGGACGCAGGGCAAGTGCTGCGTCAAATGCTTCGGCTGCTTTTTGCACCTGATTTGTCTGTTCATAGAACGTCGCCAATCTGACGCGTGCCTGAAACGAATTAGGGTCTTTCTGGGTAGCTGCAACGAGCAGAGGTTCGCGTTCTCGCAACCCTTTTGCACGCCCGGCGGTCTGTACGGCGCGTCGAAAGTCCCACGAATACAATGTGCGTCCGTATCGGTCGCGCTGGTTGACGAACTGCATTGCGCGCGCGGCGATCCGTGCGGCATCCTGTCCTCGCCCTAAGTCATCCAAATGTTGGCTTAAATCTACAAGGAAGTTCGGATCACGTTCACCCATTGCCAAGGTCATCGCTTTTTTGGCAATAGCGATTGCGTATTGCGTGAGTCCGTTCTGTTGGAGGATTCGCGAGAATTGATAAAGTTCACGAGTCCCACTCGGTGAATTGAGTACCTTCGTCACCAATTCGCGTACAGCAACGGTATCGCCTGTCTGCACGGCAAGCTGGAGTGTGAGTTCATGGTACTGTTTGCGGTTTCTTGGATCCGCCTCAGCGAGTCCGGTAATTAATTTGAATGCTGCGGCGTGTTGTCCTGCTTGGATAGAGGCAAAAATCGTGTTTAGTTTAAGGGTGAGATCCTCAGGGAATTCCTTTTGAAGCGCGGAGAGCACCTCTTGGGCATCGTCACGCTGCCCTGCCCACCAATAGCAATAACTGAGTGCTAAACTCGGGTAGATCCGGTCTCTCCCTGTCGCACTCTCCAATTCAGTCTGCAATTTTTTGTATAATGCCTCCTGCTGATTGCGGGACCACAATTGACTGAAAACCCGCTGGAGGAACTGTAAACGGTTTTGATCGTAGTAAGTCGTCGGCGATGGATAGTTTGTCTGTAGGGATGTGTAACCGGCGTAAGAGCGATTTGCGTATGCTAAGGTTGCGACGCGCCGTGCGTTTGTCGCTTGCGGTTTGGTTCGTTCAAAGAAGTTCCAGAACAGCGCAATCCCTTTGTCGGTCTGTCCTTCACGAATATAAGCAGTGGCGAGATTTTGATAAATATCCCGATACTGACGCCATTGCTGTGATGCGTAGGGATTGGGGAACCCAACCCCTACGCCGCTTGCTGGCAGTTGCGTATTTTGTGCTGACTGACGTTGCGGCGTTGAAAGCCCTGGTACCTGAATCTGTGTAAGGATTTTTTCGGCAGCGTCTGTTTTCCCCATCCGTGCGAGCGTACTCACAATCGTCGCGCCTGTATTAAGGTCAGACACTTCTGCATCTACAAGTTCTACCACCAGTTTCTCGGTATCTTCTTTCCGTCCGTGCCGATAGAAGTTACTTGCATATCGTGCGATATACCAGAGCCGTGCGTCAGGGGCTAAAGCGGTTATTTCATCAAGATATTTTTTCAGCGTTTCATAGCTGATGCCTTGTCCGATTAATCGAGTCAAGCGCGTTCCGTGATAGACAGGGTCGTTGGGTGATACGGCAATTAGCCGTTCAAGTGTTTCATTCGTTTTGTCGGTATTGCCGGTTAAGATATAGATTTGTGTTAACGTTTCGAGGCCCTTTATGTTTTTCGGATCGGCATCCACTTGTGCTTCAACCTGATTGATGAGTTCTCCCAATTTTCGTTGTTGTTGCGCGATTGTGGTTATCTGTACGAGCGCGCCCGCTTGCGCCTCTTCAAAGTTCCTCGGTATCCACTGGGTTTGCCGTCCCCCCTGAATCTGAAATGCGGATCGCTGAATTCGAGAGGTGAGCGTTCGCGGCAAATCAAATCTATCTGTCCTGATTCCGGGAGGTCCAGATGTCGCGTGAGGTGTATTTGTGATTAGGTTCTGTGTTGCATGCTGCGTCGGTTCAGGCATGTCAAGCACCTTTTGAAACAGCGGACGTGCCCGGTCATATTCGTTCATTTCGACGAAGGCATCACCCAGTTGATACAATTCAAGATGCGCGTTTGGACCTGTTACCTTTTCTGCTGCCCGATCAAGCACAGAAATCGCCTCATCTAACAATCCGTGCTGAATCAGTAAAGTCGCGAGTTTAATCTCTGCGTCAAACGGTTGATTTTTGGTATGGAGAAGTTTAGTCCACGCCTGAATCGCCTCTTGTTCCCGCCCGACATCAAATAGTAATTCACCGAGCCGTTGCCTATGCATAGGATTCGGTTGTGCCTTGACGAGTCGCTGTTGATAGGTGAGTGCATCCTGTGTATCACCGAGATCAAGGCTGATTTTGACGAGTTGTGCCAAGAGATCCGGGTTATCGCGTTCCCGATCCAAAGCACGCGCCAGCTGGAAATGTGCGTTAGGCAAGTCGCCCTCCATCTGATAGAGGTTCGCCAATGCGACGACGGAACCTACATCAGATGTGTTGGTTTTCGACATCTGTTTCAATCTTTCTTCCAACTCGCCGCGTCGTCCCAAGTCGTAATATACCTCAGAAAGCGGTTTGACAAAAGCGAGCTTATCACTGATGCTTCCACTCAATTCCCAACACCGCCAGTACTGTTCAAGTGCCTGTCGAGGGTTTCCTGAAAGTTTATAAATTTCAGCAAGTTCGGAACGGATGTTAGTAGATTCTGGTCGAAGCCGAATCGCCTGCTTGAAGCTATCAATAGCCGTCTGGTAGTTTCCCGCCTGCTTCGCGATGAGTGCGAGCATCTGATGCCCTTCAGGGTTGCGCGGGCTGTGGGCAATTGCTTGCTTCGCTGCATCCGTAGCGGCATCAAAATCCATGACTTCGAGATAGGAATGCGCGATGTTTGTATAGTATTCGCGGGCATT contains:
- a CDS encoding tetratricopeptide repeat protein is translated as MFTREKCLSVACVLYLLSCTLYYPAITLAQDEKVVERYKLMLSRNPKEGSTFDRLYQFYLEGDGLDAMVADYQAEAQAKPNDSNLQLILGHIHKRLGKDAETLAAYQRAVELAPNGYYPHFALGQMYATLRRHEDAIRELTKAAELSEQTQTASPEELMTIYKALGRAYFSRDRVDEAISAWTKISELDPENIFSRIELADLFREQQLYEQAIAQHEAIIALKTDDPYRVCLSRREIGNIHEEKSDYEAAIQTYEAALALTAPGNWLRKDLQHRIIGIYAADGNWEGLITHYKEKLENTPNDPELIGLLAEAHIENQQLDEGIDAYQKALELAPTDTTLRLNLIAALRNAEQFEAAAAAYESLSEQQPDDFGLYRELGELYLQLDDEDKARATYQRMLERDPDNASTHLILAEIYANHEWMDDAVTAYQKAISLAPGNLDYIEYFGEFYFREGDRAKTLETWNRMVAGDKAVAENYDRLAKLLDSKARVLNSGTEAIAASRKAAELAPDVYRYREALAKRLVENRDYDEALTEYTEAAKLAPNEFFAEQMDNQRIEIYRRQGTLVEKISALETALEKPDIAAADAFNQYKQLAKMYLKLGNTTYALEVLMKAKALESNDVLVNRWIAEVYTLQGRRDDANAIYTHLIEVDSANAREYYTNIAHSYLEVMDFDAATDAAKQAIAHSPRNPEGHQMLALIAKQAGNYQTAIDSFKQAIRLRPESTNIRSELAEIYKLSGNPRQALEQYWRCWELSGSISDKLAFVKPLSEVYYDLGRRGELEERLKQMSKTNTSDVGSVVALANLYQMEGDLPNAHFQLARALDRERDNPDLLAQLVKISLDLGDTQDALTYQQRLVKAQPNPMHRQRLGELLFDVGREQEAIQAWTKLLHTKNQPFDAEIKLATLLIQHGLLDEAISVLDRAAEKVTGPNAHLELYQLGDAFVEMNEYDRARPLFQKVLDMPEPTQHATQNLITNTPHATSGPPGIRTDRFDLPRTLTSRIQRSAFQIQGGRQTQWIPRNFEEAQAGALVQITTIAQQQRKLGELINQVEAQVDADPKNIKGLETLTQIYILTGNTDKTNETLERLIAVSPNDPVYHGTRLTRLIGQGISYETLKKYLDEITALAPDARLWYIARYASNFYRHGRKEDTEKLVVELVDAEVSDLNTGATIVSTLARMGKTDAAEKILTQIQVPGLSTPQRQSAQNTQLPASGVGVGFPNPYASQQWRQYRDIYQNLATAYIREGQTDKGIALFWNFFERTKPQATNARRVATLAYANRSYAGYTSLQTNYPSPTTYYDQNRLQFLQRVFSQLWSRNQQEALYKKLQTELESATGRDRIYPSLALSYCYWWAGQRDDAQEVLSALQKEFPEDLTLKLNTIFASIQAGQHAAAFKLITGLAEADPRNRKQYHELTLQLAVQTGDTVAVRELVTKVLNSPSGTRELYQFSRILQQNGLTQYAIAIAKKAMTLAMGERDPNFLVDLSQHLDDLGRGQDAARIAARAMQFVNQRDRYGRTLYSWDFRRAVQTAGRAKGLREREPLLVAATQKDPNSFQARVRLATFYEQTNQVQKAAEAFDAALALRPQDTMTRQRYAQMLERRGKAKEAVTQYLILLKENPNALSYNYYQVMQTFFSAGKVDELVSLAKDMIVPSVGLNYSNFFAEGVARQSLENNNPKAAIELYEKIIALQPNNASSYTALAAAYVAAGDREKAIQLLREKLNAKDTTLSRDPHAQVEIVSKLTEFYKASEQIAELLTEYEAKLDEKPDDALLTYLVASMKITADDLEGADALVDKLLDDSTLVDTHWLNNLADAYRSANDRDRELRLLESTIAKINHQDTRHLTETYQKLGTAYAKKGEKEKAQDTFRKMGTLRLLQRHGSYEKEQIANTYLQHEMWDDAEALFTEIINDFSTQQWTREQAQRQLMQIKQRRDGLAKTTRTPEKTEKFDVGMQRTLAQQYVQQNEVKKAVEIYEKLAEVMPDDLESRAQLANLYSRQNKHDRAVDTWNALLDEDPENTKYQDGLVDSYQAADKTPEALELAQQYIEADTENGVHYARLAKLYAAEDRVDDAIEAYKKAVERNPGDGRVYRQLAQLYLRKDDLDAAEKAFKDAIQYTGQEWERRSIERQLMTVYKRQGKLEEMLKQAEEAGTITLEMQRNRAQDYRNAGEFQKAIEAYKKALDMTTQSYERGNITNELLKLYVQVGDNDLAVELYENQSQSGPMGSFSISSSSSGFKIMTAGDEARETLINAYKNQGKLGQLETIFNDKLEKDAQNPAVLEMVAEIYRNARDYEKAAEAYQALCKAQPSNLNSFFYAAAALQKSNQPELAEKLISQGETAVSTNPRAPFDIFLLMTLASICAEGELYDSAVKFAEDAVAASSRMGGGLSSLNEYVYEILGQSYLGAKRYEEAVDAYKQMANIARFDQGRERAEAAIRQAYTEGKLYEKQIPEQLQKIKENPDDLDAHFALAESYELGDKVDEAIAQYQKISELQPDDAQWHKKIGDLYQKHRQTEKIVEDTALDLAGNGSFVEITDSAALNNISQQVTLTAWIKPIEYPNRYTPILYKGDERTPEISNRSYTLWLRNDGTVQFAASPSGEAERGVYSPPGSVTLNKWYHVAGVIDAPRNFIKLFIDGAEVGTRDFRGNQNIYESNLPVRIGGSHEEEWVTHASFIGQIDRVAVWDVALTADEIRSNMNTRLKGDEPGLVAYWEFDGEMEGHIPDASPNKNNGRLVGEAKLEPYTRQIVAVVDAEQLTQAAAAYQKAIQLEPTSYELYNLLAQTHEKADRLSEAETVYRQALDASLEESEHNAVVRSIWKLYADKDQKDKGIAVLEELRPKMGTSVSLLELLGDAYKAAGDAEKADVAYTEWLTIQQKNANRRQSPAGYRNLARQILDKGIMPEKGLEYAERASQMGSGASYTETLAQAYVANDRYDEALVQLKQRLNTMEQEAFGRWLSSWIARAGKNATDKGRYVEMLDELMDTMSGNLGIQLDINLKLAEFCRENAMPEKAKTYVQKTGVIAEDSWLILGPFDNTKGVGYDTAYIAEEATQIDTTAKYDGVDGQISWQRSTDDTLNGFIDLGQDVNWRVAYAFVTVTSPDEREAQIRFDSDDQGTVFLNGEEVFTNTGAHSVRIDRYTIPVTLKPGENSILVKVCNEEVNWEFYLRITDPDGKPFTDLKIGSPDPEPR